One window from the genome of Jiangella alba encodes:
- a CDS encoding DUF885 domain-containing protein has translation MTERVRRVEPTAEDQLVDVEDLGHRYQQLRYRAEPTWAHLIGEYSVAPLFEDVSEEAEDAVGAEAGRIARAAASVARIPDGTAASLDAAVLAWDAATRSGLLECRFAELDVDPLFGPVAALPGRVSKLSLPSAEVARALPEKYGAFARHLRDRVERLRAGRAAGRTPVAFAVHGTVDGVRDWLRTPVDDDPLLAVGALPRLVDRSALRQDLHAVIGEVVRPALNDYADALAEQAAPSARPDERCGLCWLDDGERTYATLVRAHTTTDLTPEQIHEIGLAQVAALAEEYAVLGREIFGVADVATVLTRLREDPALHFENGDDLVRAAEHALARATEGARGWFGRIPAATCSVETATSGSLGQYFRPTKDGSRGASFVVNVSDPRAWARYEVEALAYHEGVPGHHLQMALVAELADLPEFRRTAAVTGYTEGWGLYAERLADEMGLYSSALDRMGMLSFDSLRACRLVIDTGIHALGWSRDRAKRYLAGNSPLSPGHIDAEVDRYIVTPGQALAYLVGRLEIVRIRAEATRRQGSRFDLARFHDAVLGAGPLPLTLLDAHAAAALP, from the coding sequence ATGACCGAGCGTGTGCGGCGCGTCGAACCGACAGCGGAGGACCAGCTGGTGGACGTCGAGGATCTGGGCCACCGGTATCAGCAGCTTCGGTACCGCGCCGAACCGACCTGGGCGCACCTCATCGGTGAGTACTCGGTGGCGCCGCTGTTCGAGGACGTCAGCGAGGAGGCCGAGGACGCCGTCGGCGCCGAGGCCGGCCGGATCGCCCGCGCGGCCGCGTCGGTGGCGCGCATACCGGACGGAACGGCCGCGTCGCTCGACGCCGCGGTGCTCGCCTGGGACGCCGCGACCAGGTCCGGCCTGCTCGAATGCCGGTTCGCCGAACTGGACGTCGACCCGCTGTTCGGACCGGTCGCGGCCCTGCCCGGCAGGGTCTCGAAGCTGTCGCTCCCGTCGGCCGAGGTGGCTCGCGCGCTCCCGGAGAAGTACGGCGCGTTCGCCCGCCATCTCCGTGACCGCGTGGAGCGTCTCCGGGCCGGTCGCGCGGCCGGACGGACTCCGGTCGCCTTCGCCGTCCACGGGACCGTCGACGGCGTCCGCGACTGGCTGCGCACGCCGGTCGACGACGACCCGCTGCTGGCCGTCGGAGCGCTGCCGCGGCTGGTCGACCGCAGCGCCCTCCGGCAGGACCTGCACGCGGTGATCGGCGAGGTCGTGCGCCCCGCCTTGAACGACTACGCCGACGCGCTGGCGGAGCAGGCCGCGCCGTCCGCGCGGCCGGACGAGCGGTGCGGGCTGTGCTGGCTGGACGACGGCGAGCGGACGTACGCCACCCTCGTCCGGGCGCACACCACGACCGATCTCACTCCCGAGCAGATCCACGAGATCGGGCTCGCGCAGGTCGCGGCGCTGGCCGAGGAGTACGCCGTTCTCGGCCGGGAGATCTTCGGGGTGGCGGACGTCGCGACGGTGCTCACCCGGCTGCGCGAGGATCCAGCGCTCCATTTCGAGAACGGTGACGACCTCGTGCGGGCGGCCGAGCACGCCCTGGCGAGGGCCACCGAGGGTGCTCGGGGCTGGTTCGGGCGGATCCCGGCGGCCACGTGCTCGGTCGAGACGGCGACGAGCGGATCGCTCGGCCAGTACTTCCGCCCCACGAAGGACGGCTCGCGGGGCGCGAGCTTCGTCGTCAACGTCTCCGATCCGCGGGCCTGGGCGCGCTACGAGGTCGAGGCGCTCGCCTACCACGAGGGGGTGCCGGGCCATCACCTCCAGATGGCGCTCGTCGCCGAGCTCGCGGACCTCCCGGAGTTCCGGCGCACCGCTGCGGTCACCGGCTACACCGAGGGCTGGGGCCTCTACGCCGAGCGGCTGGCCGACGAGATGGGCCTGTACAGCAGCGCCCTGGACCGGATGGGCATGCTGTCGTTCGACTCGCTGCGGGCGTGCCGTCTGGTCATCGACACCGGCATCCACGCGCTCGGCTGGAGCCGGGACCGGGCCAAGCGGTACCTGGCCGGCAACTCACCGCTGAGCCCCGGCCACATCGACGCCGAGGTCGACCGCTACATCGTGACACCGGGCCAGGCCCTGGCCTACCTGGTCGGCCGGCTGGAGATCGTGCGGATCCGGGCGGAGGCGACTCGGCGGCAGGGCTCCCGCTTCGACCTGGCCCGCTTCCACGACGCCGTACTCGGCGCCGGACCGCTGCCGCTGACGTTGCTGGACGCCCACGCCGCGGCCGCGCTGCCCTGA
- a CDS encoding amidase, with translation MTGAPASVAALAAELHAFVQLIDDDPAAEGSSPVAGWTVAVKDNMDVAGTVRTDGLRGPHPPAATADAEVVRRLRAAGARIVAKANLEELSFGATTQNATWGACRNPWDRGRIPGGSSGGSAVAVAAGLVRVAVGTDTGGSLRNPAAFCGVTTLRPSHGLVPTLGVTPLSPSMDVVGPMARSAAEVRAALDVMAGAAPHPRPRSLAELTVGVPEGYFLDDLEPAVADGFGDLLGLLSAQGARVVSVAGLRDVERVHEAMAALQNSEAVRHLRPYWHDGRVSAGVRGRIEAGRGVTTEEIENALGVAFAWRGQVGSVLGDVDVVAVPATPFVAPAADQGDLTLVSRRINRFTGCWSLTGLPVLGLPVSPSPTGLPVGAQLVGRGGADWALLAIGEAIQAVSDWHGRRPPGALAAGAWS, from the coding sequence GTGACCGGCGCACCGGCCTCGGTGGCGGCACTCGCCGCCGAGCTGCACGCCTTCGTCCAGCTGATCGACGACGACCCCGCGGCCGAGGGGTCCAGCCCGGTGGCCGGATGGACGGTCGCGGTGAAGGACAACATGGACGTCGCCGGAACCGTGCGTACCGACGGGCTCCGTGGCCCGCATCCGCCCGCGGCCACGGCCGACGCGGAGGTGGTGCGCCGGCTGCGCGCCGCCGGGGCTCGCATCGTCGCCAAGGCGAACCTCGAGGAGCTGAGCTTCGGCGCGACGACTCAGAACGCCACCTGGGGCGCCTGCCGCAACCCCTGGGACCGCGGCCGGATCCCCGGCGGATCGAGCGGCGGGTCGGCCGTCGCGGTCGCCGCGGGCCTCGTGCGTGTCGCCGTCGGGACCGACACCGGCGGCTCGTTGCGCAACCCGGCCGCGTTCTGCGGCGTGACCACGCTGCGCCCGAGCCATGGTCTCGTCCCGACTCTGGGCGTCACGCCCTTGAGCCCCAGCATGGACGTCGTGGGCCCCATGGCGCGCAGTGCCGCCGAGGTCCGCGCCGCCCTCGACGTCATGGCCGGCGCGGCGCCGCACCCGCGGCCGCGGAGCCTGGCCGAGCTCACCGTGGGCGTCCCGGAGGGCTACTTCCTGGACGATCTCGAGCCCGCGGTCGCCGACGGCTTCGGCGACCTGCTCGGCCTGCTGAGCGCCCAGGGCGCCCGCGTCGTGTCCGTGGCGGGGCTCCGCGACGTCGAGCGGGTGCACGAGGCGATGGCCGCGCTGCAGAACTCCGAGGCGGTCCGGCACCTGCGGCCCTACTGGCACGACGGCCGCGTCTCCGCCGGCGTCAGAGGGCGGATCGAGGCCGGTCGCGGCGTCACGACCGAGGAGATCGAGAACGCGCTCGGCGTCGCCTTCGCGTGGCGGGGGCAGGTCGGCAGCGTGCTCGGCGACGTCGACGTCGTCGCGGTGCCGGCCACGCCCTTCGTCGCGCCGGCCGCCGACCAGGGCGATCTCACCCTCGTCAGCCGGCGGATCAACCGGTTCACCGGCTGCTGGTCGCTCACCGGACTGCCGGTGCTCGGCCTCCCGGTGTCGCCGTCGCCGACGGGACTGCCGGTCGGCGCACAGCTGGTCGGCCGGGGCGGTGCCGACTGGGCCCTGCTGGCGATCGGCGAGGCGATCCAGGCGGTCAGCGACTGGCATGGCCGGCGTCCCCCTGGCGCGCTCGCCGCCGGCGCCTGGTCCTGA
- a CDS encoding CaiB/BaiF CoA transferase family protein codes for MTGLSDIRIIAVEQYGAGPFGSLHLAELGADVVKVEDARTDGDIGRHVPPFAEDNDSLFFQSFNRNKRSVCLDLSVPAGTEVLHRLVQDADALMFNLRGDVPDKLGLRYADLRHLNPRLVVCSLSGYGMTGSRRAEPAYDYVVQGRAAWMALTGDPDGPPTKSGLSLVDYCGGLVAAMSLLAGVHAARRDGVGGECDVSLFDTAMAMLSYPATWYLTREHETHRKARSAHPSVVPFGAYPTGDGWLMIACVKPKFFQRLTEVLDIAEVAADARFATLAARQAHHAELDALLDAALRRHGTDHWVRLLSAAGVPCGPVNGLREAFEEQQTADRGLVVATDHPGFGTVRHVRTAGRAWWAPPEPGRAPGLGEHRDQVLRDELGLSAAELADYAERGAFGAAAAEPDKTA; via the coding sequence GTGACCGGTCTCAGTGACATCAGGATCATCGCCGTCGAGCAGTACGGTGCCGGCCCGTTCGGATCGCTGCATCTCGCCGAGCTCGGCGCCGACGTCGTCAAGGTCGAGGACGCGCGCACGGACGGCGACATCGGACGTCACGTCCCGCCGTTCGCGGAGGACAACGACAGCCTCTTCTTCCAGAGCTTCAACCGCAACAAGCGCAGCGTCTGCCTCGACCTCTCCGTCCCCGCCGGGACCGAGGTGCTGCATCGGCTCGTCCAGGACGCCGACGCGCTCATGTTCAACCTCCGCGGGGACGTGCCGGACAAGCTCGGCCTGCGCTACGCCGACCTGCGGCACCTGAACCCGCGGCTCGTCGTCTGCTCGCTCTCCGGCTACGGGATGACCGGATCCCGGCGGGCCGAGCCGGCCTACGACTACGTGGTCCAGGGCCGGGCCGCCTGGATGGCGCTCACCGGCGATCCCGACGGCCCGCCGACCAAGAGCGGGCTGTCACTGGTCGACTACTGCGGCGGACTCGTCGCCGCGATGTCGCTGCTGGCAGGGGTGCACGCCGCGCGGCGGGACGGCGTGGGCGGCGAGTGCGACGTCAGCCTCTTCGACACCGCGATGGCCATGCTCTCCTACCCCGCGACCTGGTACCTCACGCGCGAGCACGAGACCCACCGCAAGGCCCGGTCGGCGCATCCGTCCGTCGTCCCGTTCGGTGCCTACCCCACCGGCGACGGCTGGCTGATGATCGCCTGCGTCAAGCCGAAGTTCTTCCAGCGCCTGACCGAGGTTCTCGACATCGCCGAGGTGGCTGCCGACGCACGCTTCGCGACGCTCGCGGCCCGCCAGGCGCACCACGCGGAGCTGGACGCGCTACTGGACGCCGCCCTGCGCCGGCACGGGACCGACCACTGGGTCCGGCTGCTGAGCGCCGCCGGGGTGCCGTGCGGGCCGGTCAACGGGCTGCGCGAGGCGTTCGAGGAGCAGCAGACCGCCGACCGCGGGCTGGTCGTCGCGACGGACCACCCCGGCTTCGGGACGGTGCGGCACGTGCGCACCGCGGGGCGGGCCTGGTGGGCGCCGCCGGAGCCGGGCCGCGCGCCGGGTCTGGGCGAGCACCGCGACCAGGTGCTGCGCGACGAGCTCGGGCTGAGCGCCGCGGAGCTGGCCGACTACGCCGAGCGGGGCGCCTTCGGCGCCGCGGCTGCCGAGCCGGACAAGACCGCGTGA
- a CDS encoding methylaspartate ammonia-lyase yields MLISGIVAAPGAGTYSNDDQAAIAAGATRDGYFYDGPVLTPGYRAIRQPSESLQILLVLDDDHVVTGAGVSVQYAGGSGREPVLLATAARDRWLPVLDDVLRGATLDSFRATSALVGTLGLPRSIAYGVSQALLEGAAYATRRTMAEVVAAEYGNAAPIGPVPILAQCGEDRHAAIDRMVLRGVESLPHGLINNAGQLVGPGGRLLMDYAGWVRDRVVARRLDPAYEPVIHLDCYGTLGDVFGSPAQVAGFLAELSDRCAPLALRIEQPVRAPSREAQIDVLRGLRTQLAASGTPVQLVADEWCNTHEDVLAFLDAEAADMIQIKMPDVGSIDDTVRSVRACHAAGVAAYCGGSCTETDLSARVATHVAMGAGADLLLARPGMGVDEAVMVTRNEMARTLAIIEHRSARDRSQ; encoded by the coding sequence ATGCTCATCTCCGGCATCGTGGCGGCGCCCGGCGCCGGCACGTACAGCAACGACGACCAGGCCGCCATCGCGGCCGGTGCGACGCGCGACGGCTACTTCTACGACGGCCCGGTGCTCACGCCCGGGTACCGCGCGATCCGCCAGCCCAGCGAATCGCTCCAGATCCTGCTCGTCCTCGACGACGACCACGTGGTCACCGGGGCCGGCGTCTCCGTGCAGTACGCCGGCGGTTCGGGCCGTGAGCCGGTCCTGCTGGCGACAGCGGCCCGCGATCGGTGGCTGCCGGTCCTCGACGACGTCCTGCGAGGCGCGACCCTGGACTCGTTCCGGGCGACCTCGGCCCTGGTCGGGACGCTCGGGCTGCCCCGGTCGATCGCGTACGGCGTCAGCCAGGCCCTGCTCGAGGGCGCGGCCTACGCCACTCGGCGCACCATGGCCGAGGTGGTCGCCGCCGAGTACGGCAACGCCGCTCCGATCGGCCCGGTCCCGATCCTCGCCCAGTGTGGTGAGGACCGGCACGCGGCGATCGACCGCATGGTGCTCAGGGGTGTCGAGAGCCTGCCGCACGGGCTGATCAACAACGCCGGCCAGCTGGTCGGACCCGGCGGCCGGTTGCTGATGGACTACGCCGGCTGGGTCCGCGACCGGGTCGTGGCACGGCGCCTCGACCCCGCCTACGAGCCGGTGATCCACCTCGACTGCTACGGCACGCTCGGCGACGTCTTCGGCTCGCCGGCGCAGGTGGCCGGCTTCCTCGCCGAGCTGTCCGACCGGTGCGCGCCGCTCGCCCTGCGCATCGAGCAGCCGGTGCGCGCGCCGTCGCGGGAGGCGCAGATCGACGTGCTCCGCGGCCTGCGCACGCAGCTGGCCGCCTCGGGCACGCCCGTCCAGCTCGTCGCCGACGAGTGGTGCAACACCCACGAGGACGTGCTGGCCTTCCTCGATGCCGAAGCCGCGGACATGATCCAGATCAAGATGCCCGACGTCGGCAGCATCGACGACACCGTGAGATCCGTCCGCGCCTGCCATGCCGCCGGCGTCGCCGCCTACTGCGGCGGGTCGTGCACCGAGACCGACCTGTCGGCCCGTGTCGCCACGCACGTCGCCATGGGCGCGGGTGCCGACCTGCTGCTGGCACGGCCCGGCATGGGCGTCGACGAAGCGGTGATGGTGACCAGGAACGAGATGGCCCGCACCCTCGCGATCATCGAGCACAGGAGTGCACGTGACCGGTCTCAGTGA
- a CDS encoding S9 family peptidase, with the protein MERYLTVDDIGRISIPEQPAISPDGSAVAYVVRTDDLGADRTERSLWLVPTGGGEPRRLTPPGGDSSPAWSPDGQLIAFLRTTDAAPQIWLLDVETLEPRQLTHRAGGAGAPAFSPDGSRLLFTAAADPAGPAATWAWGAPVVSRRLDYFADGDGVLSTSRRHVHVVDIGGGRCEQITDGDWNAVGAAWSPDGTRIAFSAAMGADADLTRESAAYVVDLDDPERVPRLAGSASGSAGPLTWTGDGTRLLVCGHPDGPGRFTGLLLVDPGDGTTHHLTEHLDQQVMYGAPGYPGSTPRVVADGGTVLFCVRDGGYVVPYSMPEAGGPVTPLLAKSGRNVSSLSVAAGLVAFLGSDAETFGDVFALDLASGETTQLTHHRAQLGELRLAQRHERTFRISDGTTVAGWVMRDPDASGPQPLLVDIHGGPHNAWNGAAESVHLYHHELVARGWTVLLLNPRGSDGYGEAFAQAVSGRWGTSDAADILEPIDELVAEGLADDARVAVTGFSYGGYLTCYLTSRTGRFAAAVGGGVISDLRSAAGTTDNRRALSTTEWGGAFWENADDYAAMSPITRVGDVRTPTLLLHGGADVRCALDQARQWHTALRELGVDTEIVVYPRASHDMLFDSPPRFRHDYNARVVDWVTRYAG; encoded by the coding sequence GTGGAGCGCTATCTGACTGTCGACGACATCGGACGGATCAGCATCCCGGAGCAGCCGGCGATCAGCCCTGACGGCAGCGCGGTCGCCTACGTCGTGCGTACCGACGACCTCGGCGCCGACCGTACCGAGCGGTCGTTGTGGCTGGTGCCGACCGGCGGCGGAGAACCGCGCCGGCTGACCCCGCCCGGCGGCGACTCCTCCCCCGCGTGGTCGCCGGACGGCCAGCTGATCGCGTTCCTCCGCACGACTGACGCGGCGCCGCAGATCTGGCTGCTGGACGTCGAGACGCTCGAGCCGCGGCAGCTCACCCACCGAGCCGGCGGAGCCGGCGCTCCGGCCTTCAGCCCCGACGGCTCGCGACTGCTGTTCACGGCCGCGGCCGACCCCGCCGGACCGGCGGCCACCTGGGCGTGGGGCGCCCCGGTCGTGAGCCGCCGCCTCGACTACTTCGCCGACGGCGACGGCGTCCTCAGTACGTCCCGGCGGCACGTCCACGTCGTCGACATCGGCGGCGGCCGCTGTGAGCAGATCACCGACGGCGACTGGAACGCCGTCGGAGCCGCCTGGTCGCCGGACGGCACCCGGATCGCCTTCTCCGCCGCCATGGGCGCGGACGCCGATCTCACCCGCGAGTCCGCCGCCTACGTCGTCGATCTGGACGACCCGGAGCGGGTGCCGCGGCTGGCCGGCTCGGCCTCGGGTAGTGCGGGGCCGCTCACCTGGACCGGCGACGGGACCCGGCTGCTGGTCTGCGGCCATCCGGACGGGCCCGGCCGGTTCACCGGCCTGCTCCTCGTCGACCCCGGCGACGGCACGACCCACCACCTCACCGAGCACCTGGACCAGCAGGTCATGTACGGCGCGCCGGGCTATCCCGGGTCGACACCACGGGTCGTGGCGGACGGCGGCACCGTCCTGTTCTGCGTGCGCGACGGCGGCTACGTCGTGCCGTACTCCATGCCCGAGGCCGGCGGCCCGGTGACGCCGCTGCTCGCGAAGTCCGGCCGCAACGTCTCGAGCCTCAGTGTCGCGGCCGGGCTGGTCGCCTTCCTCGGCAGCGACGCCGAGACGTTCGGCGACGTCTTCGCGCTCGACCTCGCGTCCGGTGAGACCACCCAGCTGACCCACCACCGGGCCCAGCTCGGCGAGCTGCGCCTGGCCCAGCGTCATGAGCGCACGTTCCGGATCTCCGACGGGACGACCGTCGCCGGCTGGGTGATGCGCGATCCGGACGCGTCCGGGCCGCAGCCGCTGCTGGTCGACATCCACGGAGGCCCGCACAACGCCTGGAACGGCGCCGCCGAGAGCGTGCATCTCTACCACCACGAGCTCGTCGCGCGCGGCTGGACCGTGCTGCTGCTCAACCCGCGCGGGAGCGACGGCTACGGCGAGGCCTTCGCGCAGGCCGTCTCCGGCCGGTGGGGCACGTCGGACGCCGCGGACATCCTCGAGCCGATCGACGAGCTGGTCGCCGAGGGACTCGCCGACGACGCGCGCGTGGCGGTGACCGGCTTCAGCTACGGCGGCTACCTGACCTGCTACCTCACCAGCCGGACCGGCCGGTTCGCCGCGGCCGTCGGCGGCGGTGTGATCAGCGACCTGCGCAGCGCCGCGGGCACCACGGACAACCGCCGCGCGCTCTCGACCACCGAGTGGGGCGGTGCGTTCTGGGAGAACGCCGACGACTACGCGGCGATGTCCCCCATCACCCGGGTGGGCGACGTCCGCACGCCCACCCTGCTGCTGCACGGCGGGGCGGACGTCCGGTGTGCGCTGGACCAGGCCCGGCAGTGGCACACGGCGCTGCGCGAGCTCGGCGTCGACACCGAGATCGTGGTCTACCCGCGAGCGTCGCACGACATGCTGTTCGACAGCCCGCCCCGGTTCCGGCACGACTACAACGCGCGGGTCGTCGACTGGGTGACGAGGTACGCCGGCTGA
- a CDS encoding PucR family transcriptional regulator, translated as MSRPDHPDWPAASDGPSTTLARILEDAGHTLLRPAFEGQDLGRVVDGLVIHDPADQLAWPPRPLVLGVGVQPGEQLTGLLEQLARRDGGALVVRENVLASLSQRAVGAPILTLGEERSWMQLAATLAPLVSGASSPISAAPLGGVPTGDLFALANAIAEILDAPVTVEDRDSRVLAFSIRQEEADPSRVGAILNRQVTPWATQDLQERGIFRQLYRTQEALFVEPPESGHGGWSMPRVVLGIRAGDEILGSVWAAVPGPLSDDRMQHFRDLQGTVAVHLLSHRANANVERRMRSDLTAQVLAGGPEAEEVAARLGLPRRPLLVLAVALPDGEDDPGRLHADRAAELLRLGDAFDMYLGTCQRGASAALVGDVVYGIVPLPAGAGSDPESDRGQRMAKDFLARVGRQSAAVIGVSGVAPDAGSLARAREDADRALRLARSSPGGDRVCSTVEHAFELLMMEMTDLVSARGMSLSSPFARLVEHDARHGSGLVPTLRAWLDHFGDNIAAAASLHVHPNTFRYRLRRVGEISGMDLDDGDERLSLMLQFRLFMRS; from the coding sequence GTGAGCCGCCCGGATCACCCTGACTGGCCCGCCGCATCGGACGGACCCTCCACGACGCTGGCCCGCATCCTGGAGGATGCCGGCCACACCCTGCTGCGGCCGGCGTTCGAGGGCCAGGACCTCGGCCGCGTCGTCGACGGCCTGGTGATCCACGATCCCGCCGACCAGCTGGCCTGGCCGCCACGTCCACTCGTACTGGGCGTCGGGGTCCAGCCGGGTGAGCAGCTCACCGGGCTGCTCGAGCAGCTCGCACGGCGCGACGGCGGCGCCCTCGTCGTCCGCGAGAACGTCCTCGCGTCGCTGTCGCAGCGGGCCGTCGGCGCGCCGATCCTGACGCTCGGCGAAGAGCGGTCGTGGATGCAACTCGCCGCCACGCTCGCGCCCCTGGTCAGCGGCGCGTCCAGCCCGATCAGCGCCGCGCCGCTCGGTGGCGTGCCGACCGGCGACCTGTTCGCCCTCGCGAACGCGATCGCGGAGATCCTCGACGCGCCGGTGACCGTCGAGGACCGCGACTCCAGGGTGCTCGCCTTCTCGATCCGCCAGGAGGAGGCCGACCCGTCCCGGGTCGGCGCGATCCTCAACCGGCAGGTGACGCCGTGGGCGACGCAGGACCTCCAGGAGCGGGGGATCTTCCGCCAGCTCTACCGCACCCAGGAGGCGCTGTTCGTCGAACCACCGGAGAGCGGACACGGCGGGTGGTCGATGCCCCGCGTCGTCCTCGGCATCCGGGCCGGCGACGAGATCCTCGGCTCGGTGTGGGCCGCGGTCCCCGGGCCGCTGTCGGACGATCGGATGCAGCACTTCCGCGACCTGCAGGGCACCGTCGCCGTGCACCTGCTGAGCCACCGCGCGAACGCCAACGTGGAGCGCCGGATGCGGTCGGACCTGACCGCGCAGGTCCTCGCCGGCGGGCCGGAGGCCGAGGAGGTCGCGGCCCGGCTGGGCCTGCCCCGCCGGCCGCTGCTCGTGCTCGCGGTCGCGCTCCCCGACGGCGAGGACGACCCCGGTCGCCTGCATGCCGACCGCGCCGCCGAGCTGCTGCGGCTCGGCGACGCGTTCGACATGTACCTCGGCACCTGCCAGCGGGGCGCCTCCGCGGCGCTGGTCGGTGACGTCGTCTACGGCATCGTGCCGCTCCCCGCCGGCGCCGGCTCCGATCCGGAGTCGGACCGCGGCCAGCGCATGGCGAAGGACTTCCTGGCCCGGGTCGGGCGGCAGTCCGCCGCGGTCATCGGTGTGAGCGGGGTGGCCCCCGACGCCGGCAGCCTGGCCCGGGCGCGCGAGGACGCCGACCGTGCCCTGCGGCTGGCCCGCAGCTCGCCCGGCGGCGACCGCGTGTGCTCGACGGTCGAGCACGCCTTCGAACTGCTCATGATGGAGATGACCGACCTGGTGTCGGCCCGCGGCATGAGCCTCAGCAGTCCGTTCGCCCGGCTCGTCGAGCACGACGCCCGCCACGGGTCCGGCCTGGTGCCGACGCTGCGGGCGTGGCTGGACCACTTCGGCGACAACATCGCCGCGGCGGCGTCCCTGCACGTCCACCCGAACACGTTCCGCTACCGCCTGCGGCGGGTCGGCGAGATCTCCGGGATGGACCTCGACGACGGCGACGAGCGGTTGTCGCTGATGCTCCAGTTCCGTCTGTTCATGCGCTCCTGA